A portion of the uncultured Bacteroides sp. genome contains these proteins:
- a CDS encoding MAC/perforin domain-containing protein produces MDIEKYKKDLGNRLVTGTASFGYDKMYSGYSSLDYLKEITNETKVDANMNNGANSTEKFSGTISSNSYFKSTYSYSSKYSFASLDAIRNIKYIRINDEISRISQYLSDEFVEDLNRLSADRLVERYGTHVLTDITIGGRYKLMFRSVITKTIDSSIKRRTVKAGFTAALKKIGFGANLENTTQTDETLTKENQNKELYVLFYGGNGTNMKYDLEKGMPTTVDIKGWEDAVKLQNANLTNIKWEETYPIYDFIADPTKKAEVKAAVERYITSKQLKVMELLPLYQLYGEKENNTYYTSDYGSLLVHESWGYVFEKVQGYVFKQQMAETLPLYELYQDKGSNSFYTTIYNDILLYCNNWGFRFVTTQGYVFKKQESGTLPLYELYQEDGNNSFYTSDYNEALLYCKNWGFKIVKVHGYIYPAY; encoded by the coding sequence TTGGACATCGAGAAATACAAAAAAGATCTTGGAAACCGCCTAGTTACCGGCACCGCATCATTTGGCTATGATAAAATGTATTCCGGCTACTCGTCTTTAGATTATCTTAAAGAGATAACGAATGAGACTAAAGTCGATGCAAACATGAATAATGGAGCAAATAGTACTGAAAAATTCTCCGGTACAATCAGTTCAAATAGCTATTTCAAATCAACATATTCTTATTCCTCTAAGTATTCATTTGCAAGCTTGGATGCCATCAGAAACATCAAGTACATACGCATAAACGATGAAATCAGCCGTATTTCACAATATTTATCCGATGAATTCGTAGAAGATTTGAATCGACTTTCCGCAGATAGATTAGTAGAAAGATATGGTACCCATGTCTTGACCGATATTACTATCGGAGGACGTTATAAGTTAATGTTCAGATCCGTTATCACAAAAACCATAGATAGTTCAATCAAAAGAAGAACCGTAAAGGCAGGATTCACGGCTGCATTGAAGAAAATAGGATTTGGCGCTAACTTGGAAAACACAACACAGACAGACGAAACCTTGACTAAGGAAAATCAAAATAAAGAGCTCTATGTCTTGTTTTACGGTGGCAATGGCACAAATATGAAATACGACTTAGAAAAAGGTATGCCTACAACTGTTGATATAAAAGGCTGGGAAGACGCAGTAAAACTACAGAATGCCAACCTGACTAACATCAAATGGGAAGAGACTTATCCTATTTATGATTTTATCGCAGATCCAACTAAAAAAGCAGAAGTAAAAGCTGCAGTTGAAAGGTACATTACCAGTAAACAATTAAAGGTAATGGAATTGCTTCCTCTCTATCAATTATATGGTGAAAAGGAGAATAATACATATTATACATCCGACTATGGCTCATTGCTTGTACATGAAAGTTGGGGATATGTGTTTGAGAAAGTCCAAGGCTATGTATTTAAACAACAAATGGCTGAAACATTGCCTCTATATGAATTGTATCAAGACAAAGGAAGTAATTCTTTTTATACAACTATCTATAATGACATTCTTCTATATTGTAACAATTGGGGATTCCGATTTGTGACGACTCAAGGTTATGTATTCAAAAAGCAAGAAAGCGGAACATTACCTCTGTATGAGTTATATCAGGAGGATGGTAACAATTCTTTTTATACGTCTGATTATAATGAGGCTCTTTTGTACTGTAAAAATTGGGGATTTAAAATCGTAAAGGTCCATGGTTATATTTATCCGGCATATTAA
- the rffA gene encoding dTDP-4-amino-4,6-dideoxygalactose transaminase yields MISFNKPYFTGMELHYMQQCIENKQVSGNGYFTKKCSSFFTQMYHNKRCLLTTSCTDSLEMSGLLANIHPGDEVIVPSYTFVTSALAFVREGATIVFADSRADNPCIDETKIEELITSRTKVIVVVHYAGIACDMDYIMAIAAKYNLLVVEDAAQAIDSYYKGRLLGSIGDMAALSFHETKNIQCGEGGLLVVNNDRFAKRADIVWEKGTNRSEFFRGEVNKYGWKDTGSSFLPCEFVAACLWAQLEALEAIQKRRRQIWEYYYEGLQPMKDRFLNVPEYATNNAHLFCFLCDSLDERNRMIEYLKRNEIMATFHYLCLHKSEFVQMHNPETFQISLPQAERYANCLVRLPLYYEMKDEEVEHVVNKILDFYKQ; encoded by the coding sequence ATGATTTCTTTTAATAAACCGTATTTTACGGGCATGGAGCTTCATTATATGCAACAGTGCATAGAAAACAAGCAAGTGAGTGGTAATGGATACTTCACGAAGAAATGCTCTTCTTTTTTTACTCAAATGTATCATAACAAGAGATGCTTGTTAACAACTTCATGTACCGACTCACTAGAAATGAGTGGGCTATTGGCAAATATACACCCGGGCGATGAGGTTATTGTTCCCTCTTATACCTTTGTCACTTCTGCCCTTGCTTTTGTTAGAGAAGGAGCTACAATTGTTTTTGCAGATAGCCGAGCGGATAATCCTTGTATTGATGAAACGAAGATAGAAGAATTGATAACTTCCAGAACGAAAGTTATCGTTGTAGTACATTATGCGGGGATAGCTTGTGACATGGACTATATTATGGCTATTGCTGCCAAATATAATCTTTTGGTGGTAGAAGATGCTGCTCAAGCTATTGATAGTTACTATAAAGGTCGATTGTTGGGAAGTATTGGTGACATGGCCGCCTTGTCATTTCATGAGACTAAAAACATACAGTGTGGTGAAGGAGGGCTGCTCGTTGTTAACAATGATCGCTTTGCAAAAAGAGCTGACATCGTTTGGGAGAAAGGAACGAATCGATCAGAGTTTTTTCGAGGGGAAGTGAATAAGTATGGCTGGAAAGACACCGGTTCCTCTTTTCTTCCTTGTGAGTTTGTAGCTGCATGTCTTTGGGCACAACTGGAAGCTCTTGAAGCGATACAGAAAAGAAGGAGACAGATTTGGGAATACTATTATGAAGGATTGCAACCTATGAAGGATCGATTTTTGAATGTGCCTGAATATGCAACGAATAATGCACATTTGTTTTGCTTTCTCTGCGATTCCTTGGATGAGCGGAACCGCATGATAGAATATCTTAAGAGGAATGAAATCATGGCTACCTTTCATTATTTGTGTTTGCATAAAAGCGAATTCGTGCAAATGCATAATCCTGAAACTTTTCAGATCTCTCTTCCTCAGGCTGAGCGTTATGCAAACTGTTTGGTGCGCTTGCCTCTTTACTATGAAATGAAGGACGAAGAAGTAGAGCATGTAGTCAATAAAATACTTGATTTTTATAAACAATGA